In one window of Acidovorax sp. HDW3 DNA:
- a CDS encoding 7-cyano-7-deazaguanine/7-aminomethyl-7-deazaguanine transporter, whose protein sequence is MPSALARPSRVPFYLSLLVAFHIAIVIASNYLVQLPITLWGFHSTWGAFSFPFIFLATDLTVRLIGKPAARRVITRAMVPALLASYVVGVLFHEGGFKGLTALAEFNTFVFRIAFASFAAYVLGQLLDIQVFDRIRQSSSAWWLAPAAASVFGQALDTLAFFAIAFWHSPDPFMATHWVEIAWVDYVIKLAVSLLLFVPAYGVALAAIVRSMGRLPQPRAA, encoded by the coding sequence ATGCCATCCGCACTGGCGCGCCCCTCGCGCGTGCCGTTTTATCTCTCCCTCCTGGTGGCGTTTCACATCGCCATCGTCATTGCCAGCAACTACCTGGTGCAGCTGCCCATCACGCTGTGGGGTTTTCACAGCACCTGGGGGGCGTTCAGCTTTCCCTTCATCTTCTTGGCCACGGATTTGACGGTGCGCCTGATCGGCAAGCCGGCGGCGCGGCGCGTCATCACCCGCGCCATGGTGCCGGCGCTGCTGGCCTCGTATGTGGTGGGCGTGCTGTTCCACGAGGGCGGCTTCAAGGGCCTGACGGCGCTGGCCGAATTCAACACTTTCGTGTTTCGCATCGCCTTTGCCAGTTTTGCCGCCTACGTGCTGGGGCAGTTGCTGGACATCCAGGTGTTTGACCGCATCCGCCAGAGCAGCAGCGCCTGGTGGCTGGCGCCGGCGGCGGCGTCGGTGTTTGGCCAGGCGCTCGATACGCTGGCGTTTTTTGCCATTGCCTTCTGGCACAGCCCCGATCCCTTCATGGCCACCCACTGGGTGGAGATTGCCTGGGTGGACTACGTCATCAAGCTGGCCGTGAGCCTGCTCTTGTTCGTGCCGGCCTATGGTGTGGCGCTGGCGGCCATTGTGCGTTCCATGGGGCGCTTGCCGCAGCCACGGGCGGCATGA
- a CDS encoding LysR family transcriptional regulator has protein sequence MDRLTAMRVFADVAQTGSFTATSARLALSRAMVTRYVAALEQWLGARLLQRTTRRVTLTDAGEQCLRRCLQMLAIAQEVEEATAPADGALRGQLRLTCSLSFGYAQLAAALGDFLALHPQLHVDLHVGDGSVNLVAERIDLAIRISADPDPALIARPLARCESVLVAAPAYLARMGCPAQPADLAAHRCLGHANFGRSEWRFTHAQAGVQAVSVPTRFTANDAVVLMAAAQAGAGIALQPTYLVRPLLQAGALQALLPGWTPPQLTVYALYPSRRHLAPAVRALLDFLVQRFAGAPW, from the coding sequence ATGGACCGCCTCACCGCCATGCGCGTCTTCGCCGATGTGGCGCAGACCGGCAGCTTCACCGCCACCAGCGCGCGCCTGGCCCTGTCGCGCGCCATGGTCACGCGCTACGTCGCCGCCCTGGAGCAGTGGCTGGGCGCGCGCCTGCTGCAGCGCACCACGCGCCGTGTGACGCTGACCGACGCCGGCGAGCAGTGCCTGCGCCGCTGCCTGCAGATGCTGGCCATTGCCCAGGAGGTGGAGGAGGCCACCGCCCCCGCCGATGGCGCGCTGCGCGGGCAGCTGCGGCTGACCTGCAGCCTGTCGTTTGGCTACGCGCAGCTCGCGGCGGCGCTGGGCGACTTCCTGGCGCTGCACCCGCAGCTGCACGTGGATTTGCACGTCGGCGATGGTTCGGTGAACCTGGTGGCCGAGCGCATCGACCTGGCGATCCGCATCAGCGCCGACCCCGATCCGGCCCTGATCGCGCGGCCCCTGGCCCGGTGCGAATCGGTGCTGGTGGCCGCGCCCGCCTACCTGGCGCGCATGGGGTGCCCGGCACAGCCGGCCGACTTGGCGGCGCACCGCTGCCTGGGCCACGCCAACTTTGGCCGCAGCGAATGGCGCTTCACCCACGCCCAGGCCGGCGTGCAGGCGGTGAGCGTGCCCACACGCTTCACCGCCAACGACGCCGTGGTGCTGATGGCGGCGGCGCAGGCCGGCGCCGGCATCGCGCTGCAGCCCACCTACCTGGTGCGGCCGCTGCTGCAGGCGGGCGCGCTGCAGGCGCTGCTGCCCGGCTGGACGCCGCCGCAGCTCACGGTGTACGCGCTCTACCCGTCGCGCCGCCACCTGGCGCCGGCAGTGCGCGCGCTGCTGGATTTTTTGGTGCAGCGCTTTGCCGGTGCGCCCTGGTAG
- a CDS encoding MBL fold metallo-hydrolase, which translates to MTLRTTLLCTTLALAFGAAHAAGPLQLTVYNAGAGSFHVNSVLLSGEKEALVIDTGFTRADAYRIAANVLDSGKTLSTILVSNADPDYYFGAETLQALFPQARVVATPAVREKIQAKMAGKLAFWGPKMGANAPVRPVLPEALAGTTLTVDGQAVELRGTTGPLAHRPYVWVPSLHAIVGNVALFGHMHVWTADTQKPAERQAWIAQLDDMKALQPRVVVPGHMAAGTATDAGVIDFTRGYLVKFEAALQQSPDSAGVIQTLRAAYPQLGESSTLDLGAKVNKGEMAW; encoded by the coding sequence ATGACTTTGCGCACCACCTTGCTCTGCACCACCCTCGCCCTGGCCTTCGGCGCCGCCCACGCCGCCGGGCCGCTGCAGCTGACGGTGTACAACGCCGGCGCCGGCAGCTTCCACGTCAATTCGGTGCTGCTGAGCGGCGAGAAGGAGGCGCTGGTGATCGACACCGGCTTCACGCGCGCCGACGCCTACCGCATCGCCGCCAACGTGCTCGACAGCGGCAAGACGCTCAGCACCATCTTGGTGAGCAACGCCGACCCGGATTACTACTTTGGCGCCGAGACGCTCCAGGCCCTGTTCCCGCAGGCCCGCGTGGTGGCCACGCCCGCCGTGCGCGAGAAAATCCAGGCCAAGATGGCCGGCAAGCTGGCCTTCTGGGGCCCCAAAATGGGCGCAAACGCCCCCGTGCGGCCCGTGCTGCCCGAGGCCCTGGCGGGCACCACGCTCACCGTGGATGGCCAGGCCGTGGAGCTGCGCGGCACCACCGGGCCGCTGGCGCACCGCCCCTACGTGTGGGTGCCATCGCTGCACGCCATCGTCGGCAACGTGGCGCTGTTCGGCCACATGCACGTGTGGACGGCCGACACGCAAAAGCCCGCCGAGCGCCAGGCCTGGATCGCCCAGCTCGACGACATGAAGGCCCTGCAGCCGCGCGTGGTGGTGCCGGGCCACATGGCCGCCGGCACAGCCACCGACGCCGGGGTGATCGACTTCACGCGCGGCTACCTGGTGAAGTTCGAGGCGGCGCTGCAGCAGTCGCCAGACAGCGCAGGCGTCATCCAGACCCTGCGCGCGGCCTACCCGCAGCTCGGCGAGAGCAGCACGCTCGACCTGGGCGCCAAGGTGAACAAGGGCGAGATGGCCTGGTGA
- the murB gene encoding UDP-N-acetylmuramate dehydrogenase codes for MLVEKNVPLQSYNSFGIAARAHTLVRVRSAQGLHALLADQRLGAQPLFVLGGGSNIVLTGDVKPVVLKMEIPGMRLLEETERGWLIEAGAGERWHDLVAWTLQQGWPGLENLALIPGTVGAAPVQNIGAYGVELQDRFHSLVAVDFASGQPFTLDAAQCAFGYRDSVFKHAAPLAAHEGSGLPRGMGLAGRAVITHVRLWLRKDWRPELGYLDLERKRQEEGVAAPTAQQIFDWVCAIRRAKLPDPALIGNAGSFFKNPTVTPEQCQDIIAREPKIVHYPLADGSIKLAAGWLIDACGWKGKTVGRAGVYDKQALVLVNRGTPEDSVTGGEVMTLAKAIQTSVYERFGIRLEPEPVVL; via the coding sequence GGCATTGCCGCGCGCGCGCATACCCTGGTGCGCGTGCGCAGCGCCCAGGGCCTGCACGCGCTGCTGGCCGACCAGCGCCTGGGGGCGCAGCCGCTGTTCGTGCTCGGCGGGGGCAGCAATATTGTGCTCACTGGCGACGTCAAGCCCGTGGTGCTGAAGATGGAAATCCCCGGAATGCGCCTGCTCGAAGAAACCGAGCGCGGCTGGCTGATCGAGGCCGGCGCCGGCGAGCGCTGGCACGACCTGGTGGCCTGGACGCTGCAGCAGGGCTGGCCCGGGCTGGAGAACCTGGCGCTCATCCCCGGCACCGTGGGCGCGGCGCCGGTGCAAAACATCGGCGCCTACGGCGTCGAGCTGCAAGACCGTTTCCATTCCTTGGTGGCAGTGGACTTTGCCAGCGGCCAGCCCTTCACCCTCGACGCCGCGCAATGCGCCTTTGGCTACCGCGATTCGGTGTTCAAGCACGCTGCCCCCCTGGCCGCGCACGAGGGGTCGGGCCTGCCCCGGGGCATGGGGCTGGCCGGGCGCGCCGTCATCACCCATGTGCGGCTGTGGCTGCGCAAGGACTGGCGCCCGGAGCTCGGCTACCTCGACCTGGAGCGCAAACGCCAGGAAGAGGGCGTGGCCGCGCCCACGGCGCAGCAGATTTTTGACTGGGTGTGCGCCATCCGCCGTGCCAAGCTGCCCGACCCGGCGCTGATCGGCAACGCCGGCAGCTTCTTCAAGAACCCGACGGTGACGCCCGAGCAATGCCAGGACATCATCGCGCGCGAGCCCAAGATCGTGCACTACCCGCTGGCCGACGGCTCCATCAAGCTCGCCGCCGGCTGGCTGATCGACGCCTGCGGCTGGAAGGGCAAGACCGTGGGCCGCGCCGGCGTGTACGACAAGCAGGCGCTGGTGCTGGTGAACCGGGGCACGCCCGAAGACAGCGTCACCGGCGGCGAGGTCATGACCCTGGCCAAGGCGATACAGACCAGCGTGTACGAGCGCTTTGGCATCCGGCTCGAACCCGAGCCGGTGGTGCTGTAG